A genomic segment from Micromonospora echinaurantiaca encodes:
- a CDS encoding lysophospholipid acyltransferase family protein gives MLLQATVRLVIAPLARLLYRPVVEGRENVPRRGPVILAANHLSFIDSVVIPLVAPRPVAFLAKAEYFRRPGFKGWLTRTCLTGIDAIPVQRGGHREARASLQLALDVLAEGRAFGLHPEGSRSRDGRIYRGRTGVAWLALASGAPVVPVAVLGTDRIQPIGARLPRLGKVTVRFGAPLHFTQPAGSVGQARRAVTDEIMAAIRDLSGQEPADGYNDLTTAA, from the coding sequence GTGCTGCTGCAAGCGACCGTACGCCTGGTGATCGCTCCGCTCGCCCGGCTGCTCTACCGGCCCGTCGTCGAGGGCCGGGAGAACGTTCCGCGGCGTGGCCCGGTGATCCTGGCCGCCAACCACCTGTCCTTCATCGACAGCGTGGTGATCCCGCTCGTGGCGCCCCGACCGGTCGCCTTCCTGGCCAAGGCGGAATACTTCCGGCGCCCGGGGTTCAAGGGATGGCTGACCCGCACCTGCCTCACCGGCATCGACGCCATCCCGGTGCAGCGGGGCGGCCACCGGGAGGCCCGGGCGTCGCTGCAACTGGCTCTCGACGTCCTCGCCGAGGGGCGAGCCTTCGGGCTCCACCCCGAAGGCAGCCGGTCGCGCGACGGCCGGATCTACCGCGGCCGTACCGGCGTCGCCTGGCTCGCGCTCGCCTCCGGCGCTCCGGTGGTCCCCGTTGCCGTCCTCGGCACCGACCGGATCCAGCCCATCGGCGCCCGACTACCCCGACTCGGGAAGGTGACGGTGCGATTCGGTGCGCCGTTGCACTTCACGCAGCCCGCCGGCAGCGTCGGCCAGGCCCGGCGGGCCGTCACCGACGAGATCATGGCGGCCATCCGGGACCTGTCCGGGCAGGAACCAGCCGACGGCTACAACGACCTGACCACCGCCGCCTAG